The proteins below come from a single Eucalyptus grandis isolate ANBG69807.140 chromosome 3, ASM1654582v1, whole genome shotgun sequence genomic window:
- the LOC104428313 gene encoding uncharacterized RNA-binding protein C17H9.04c, which yields MSWSGGDWLCGACQHQNFKKREACQRCGYPKFGGPDVSTYLMYNRTEVLAGDWYCNAMNCGAHNYASRSNCYRCGTLKNDYVGSCGEGYAPETGGPPGWKAGDWICNRYGCGVHNYASRTECYKCKTPRD from the exons ATGAGCTGGTCCGGAGGAGACTGGTTGTGCGGTGCTTGCCAGCACCAGAACTTCAAGAAGCGGGAGGCGTGCCAACGATGCGGTTATCCCAAGTTCGGAGGTCCCGACGTCTCAACGTACCTCATGTACAACCGAACAGAAGTCTTGGCCGGAGACTGGTATTGCAATGCGATGAACTGTGGAGCTCACAACTACGCGAGCCGATCGAATTGTTACAGGTGTGGTACACTCAAGAATGATTATGTCGGCAGTTGTGGTGAAGGATATGCGCCAGAGACAGGCGGTCCTCCGGGGTGGAAAGCCGGCGACTGGATTTGCAATAG ATATGGATGTGGAGTGCACAACTATGCCAGCAGGACAGAATGCTACAAATGCAAGACACCAAGGGACTAA